A portion of the Burkholderia sp. GAS332 genome contains these proteins:
- a CDS encoding aconitase has translation MAHNLHKTLKEFDSGSGKGKFYSLPQLGKALNIKIDRLPVSIRIVLESVLRNYDGKKIAEEHITQLANWKPTAARVDEIPFVVSRVVLQDFTGVPLLADIAAMRGVAKQMGKDPKSIEPLVPVDLVVDHSVQIDHFREKNALDLNMKLEFQRNNERYQFMKWGMQAFDTFKVVPPGVGIVHQVNLEYLARGVHKKAEGADTVYYPDSLVGTDSHTTMINGIGVVGWGVGGIEAEAGMLGQPVYFLTPDVVGVELKGKLREGLTATDLVLTVTELLRKEKVVGKFVEFFGEGTKSLSLPDRATIGNMAPEYGATMGFFPVDEKTIDYFKGTGRTDAEISAFENYFKAQGLFGIPKAGQIDYTKVVTLDLGTVTPSLAGPKRPQDRIEIGHVKSTFSDLFSKPVAENGFAKKSEDLDTQYTTSNGVDVKNGDILIAAITSCTNTSNPSVLLAAGLLAKKAVEAGLTVAPHIKTSLAPGSRIVTEYLTKTDLMKYLDKLGFTLAAYGCTTCIGNAGDLTPELNEAITKNDIVAAAVLSGNRNFEARIHPNIRANFLASPPLVVAYAIAGNITRDLMTEPVGKGKGGKDIYLGDIWPTSEEVNELLKFALDADAFRKNYAHLTKKGDLWSKIEGEEGQVYDWPKSTYIAEPPFFGKDFSMTPADSIAPVKNARALGIFGDSVTTDHISPAGSIKEDSPAGKWLKANGVQKADFNSYGSRRGNHDVMMRGTFANVRIKNLMIPAKADGTRVEGGLTIHQPSGEQESIYDAAMKYIDAGTPTVVFAGEEYGTGSSRDWAAKGTQLLGVKAVVARSFERIHRSNLVGMGVLPLQFKGSDSVQSLGITGEETFDVEGLGSDFKPQQEVTLVIRGKDGKEKRVQVLLRIDTPIEVDYYKHGGILPFVLRSLLAA, from the coding sequence ATGGCCCACAACCTCCACAAAACGCTCAAGGAATTCGACAGCGGTTCCGGCAAAGGCAAGTTCTACTCCCTGCCGCAACTCGGCAAGGCACTGAACATCAAGATCGACCGCCTGCCGGTTTCGATCCGTATCGTGCTGGAATCGGTGCTGCGTAACTACGACGGCAAGAAGATCGCCGAAGAACACATCACGCAACTCGCGAACTGGAAGCCGACCGCAGCGCGCGTCGACGAAATCCCGTTCGTCGTGTCGCGTGTCGTGCTGCAAGACTTTACCGGCGTGCCGCTGCTCGCCGACATCGCGGCAATGCGCGGTGTCGCGAAACAGATGGGCAAGGATCCGAAGTCGATCGAACCGCTGGTCCCGGTCGATCTGGTCGTCGATCACTCGGTGCAGATCGATCACTTCCGCGAAAAGAACGCGCTCGACCTGAACATGAAACTGGAATTCCAGCGCAACAACGAGCGCTACCAGTTCATGAAGTGGGGCATGCAGGCATTCGACACGTTCAAGGTCGTGCCGCCGGGCGTGGGTATCGTTCACCAGGTGAACCTGGAATACCTCGCACGCGGCGTGCACAAGAAGGCCGAGGGCGCGGACACCGTGTACTACCCGGATTCGCTGGTCGGCACCGACAGCCACACCACCATGATCAATGGTATCGGCGTGGTGGGCTGGGGCGTGGGCGGTATCGAAGCGGAAGCCGGCATGCTCGGCCAGCCGGTGTACTTCCTGACGCCGGACGTGGTGGGCGTCGAACTGAAGGGCAAGCTGCGCGAAGGCCTGACGGCGACCGACCTGGTCCTGACCGTCACCGAACTGCTGCGTAAGGAAAAGGTTGTCGGCAAGTTCGTCGAGTTCTTCGGCGAAGGCACGAAGTCGCTGTCGCTGCCGGACCGCGCGACGATCGGCAACATGGCGCCGGAATACGGCGCAACGATGGGCTTCTTCCCGGTCGACGAAAAAACCATCGACTACTTCAAGGGCACCGGCCGCACCGACGCAGAAATCTCCGCTTTCGAAAACTACTTCAAGGCGCAGGGTCTGTTCGGTATTCCGAAGGCTGGCCAGATCGACTACACCAAGGTCGTCACGCTGGATCTCGGCACGGTGACGCCGTCGCTGGCAGGTCCGAAGCGCCCGCAAGACCGTATCGAAATCGGTCATGTGAAGTCGACCTTCAGCGACCTGTTCTCGAAGCCGGTGGCAGAAAACGGCTTTGCGAAGAAGTCGGAAGACCTCGACACGCAATACACGACGAGCAACGGCGTCGACGTGAAGAACGGCGACATCCTGATCGCCGCGATTACGTCGTGCACGAACACGTCGAACCCGAGCGTGCTGCTGGCTGCTGGTTTGCTGGCGAAGAAGGCTGTCGAAGCCGGCCTGACGGTCGCGCCGCACATCAAGACGTCGTTGGCTCCGGGATCGCGCATCGTCACGGAATACCTGACGAAGACCGACTTGATGAAGTACCTCGACAAGCTCGGTTTCACGCTGGCCGCTTACGGTTGCACGACCTGTATCGGTAACGCGGGCGATCTGACGCCGGAACTGAACGAAGCGATCACGAAGAACGACATCGTCGCGGCTGCGGTGCTGTCGGGCAACCGTAACTTCGAAGCGCGTATTCACCCGAACATCCGTGCAAACTTCCTGGCCTCGCCGCCGCTGGTTGTCGCCTACGCGATCGCCGGCAACATCACGCGCGACCTGATGACCGAACCGGTCGGCAAGGGCAAGGGCGGCAAGGACATCTACCTGGGCGACATTTGGCCGACCAGCGAAGAAGTCAACGAGCTGCTCAAGTTCGCGCTGGACGCAGACGCGTTCCGCAAGAACTATGCGCACCTGACCAAGAAGGGCGACCTGTGGAGCAAGATCGAAGGCGAAGAAGGTCAAGTCTACGACTGGCCGAAGTCGACCTACATCGCTGAGCCGCCGTTCTTCGGCAAGGACTTCTCGATGACGCCGGCCGACAGCATCGCGCCGGTCAAGAACGCACGCGCACTGGGCATCTTCGGTGACTCGGTCACGACCGACCACATCAGCCCGGCAGGCTCGATCAAGGAAGACTCGCCGGCAGGCAAGTGGCTGAAGGCAAACGGTGTGCAGAAAGCCGACTTCAACAGCTACGGCTCGCGCCGCGGCAACCACGACGTGATGATGCGCGGCACGTTCGCGAACGTCCGGATCAAGAACCTGATGATCCCGGCGAAGGCAGACGGCACGCGTGTGGAAGGCGGTCTGACGATTCATCAGCCGAGCGGCGAACAAGAGTCGATCTATGACGCAGCGATGAAGTACATCGACGCGGGCACGCCGACGGTTGTGTTTGCGGGCGAAGAGTACGGCACGGGTTCTTCGCGTGACTGGGCGGCTAAGGGTACGCAACTGCTGGGCGTGAAGGCTGTGGTTGCTCGCAGCTTCGAGCGGATTCACCGTTCGAACCTGGTGGGCATGGGCGTTCTGCCGCTGCAGTTCAAGGGCTCGGATAGCGTGCAATCGCTCGGTATTACCGGCGAAGAAACGTTCGACGTCGAAGGCCTGGGTTCGGACTTCAAGCCGCAGCAGGAAGTGACGCTGGTAATTCGCGGCAAGGACGGCAAGGAGAAGCGCGTGCAGGTTCTGCTGCGTATCGATACGCCGATCGAAGTGGACTACTACAAGCACGGCGGGATTCTGCCGTTCGTGTTGCGTTCGCTGCTGGCTGCTTAA